One Festucalex cinctus isolate MCC-2025b chromosome 1, RoL_Fcin_1.0, whole genome shotgun sequence genomic region harbors:
- the med9 gene encoding mediator of RNA polymerase II transcription subunit 9 encodes MMAVSQPKQEKESEDCSLLPLVHDIIKCMDKDSPDVHQELSKLKTKLQEAREQISAMPGIESSPGEQQQQLATLREQVRTKNQLLQKYKSLCMFDVPKAS; translated from the exons ATGATGGCAGTGTCACAGCCGAAGCAGGAGAAAGAGAGCGAAGACTGCTCTCTCCTGCCTTTGGTTCACGATATTATCAAGTG TATGGACAAGGACAGTCCGGACGTGCACCAGGAGCTGAGTAAGCTGAAGACGAAGCTCCAAGAGGCCCGTGAGCAGATCTCCGCCATGCCGGGCATCGAGAGCAGCCCCggggagcagcagcagcagctggcGACGCTGCGGGAGCAGGTCCGCACCAAGAACCAGCTGCTACAGAAATACAAAAGTTTGTGCATGTTCGACGTTCCCAAAGCCTCTTGA
- the LOC144022144 gene encoding dexamethasone-induced Ras-related protein 1-like isoform X2, giving the protein MTPSENEFNIPAKNCRRMVILGSNKVGKTAIISRFLNSRVDEQYTPTIEDFHRKFYSIRGSLYQLDILDTSGNHPFPATRRLSILTGDVFILVFSLDNRDSFQEVQRLKRQIYETKSCLRNKTKESANVPLVICGNKCDRDFQREVQEEEIEQLVRGGDDRCCEYFEISAKKNTNVDRMFQTLFTMAKLPDEMSPDRHCKVSLQSCELLHRKSFRVKKCKDAYGIVAPFARRPSVHSDLMYIKEKAVGGGQAKEKGCVIC; this is encoded by the exons ATGACACCCTCCGAGAACGAGTTCAACATCCCGGCCAAGAACTGCCGCAGGATGGTCATCCTCGGCTCCAACAAGGTGGGCAAGACGGCCATCATCTCGCGCTTCTTGAACTCGCGAGTGGACGAGCAGTACACGCCGACCATCGAGGACTTCCACAGGAAGTTCTACAGCATCCGCGGGAGCCTTTACCAGCTAGACATTTTGGACACGTCCGGCAACCATCCTTTCCCAGCCACGAGGAGGCTCTCCATCCTCACAG GCGACGTGTTCATTTTGGTGTTCAGCCTGGACAATCGAGACTCCTTCCAGGAGGTGCAGCGCCTCAAGCGGCAGATTTACGAGACCAAGTCGTGTCTAAGGAACAAGACCAAGGAAAGCGCCAACGTGCCGCTGGTCATCTGCGGCAACAAGTGCGACCGTGACTTCCAGCGCGAGGTGCAAGAGGAGGAGATCGAGCAGTTGGTCCGCGGCGGCGACGATCGCTGCTGCGAGTACTTTGAGATCTCGGCAAAGAAGAACACCAACGTGGACCGGATGTTCCAGACGCTCTTCACCATGGCCAAACTGCCGGACGAGATGAGCCCCGACCGCCACTGCAAGGTGTCGTTGCAGTCGTGCGAGCTGCTGCACCGCAAGTCGTTCCGCGTCAAGAAGTGCAAGGACGCGTATGGCATCGTGGCGCCCTTCGCGCGGCGGCCCAGCGTCCACAGTGACTTGATGTACATCAAGGAGAAGGCCGTGGGAGGAGGACAAGCTAAGGAGAAAGGCTGTGTCATTTGCTGA
- the LOC144022144 gene encoding dexamethasone-induced Ras-related protein 1-like isoform X1, giving the protein MIKKMTPSENEFNIPAKNCRRMVILGSNKVGKTAIISRFLNSRVDEQYTPTIEDFHRKFYSIRGSLYQLDILDTSGNHPFPATRRLSILTGDVFILVFSLDNRDSFQEVQRLKRQIYETKSCLRNKTKESANVPLVICGNKCDRDFQREVQEEEIEQLVRGGDDRCCEYFEISAKKNTNVDRMFQTLFTMAKLPDEMSPDRHCKVSLQSCELLHRKSFRVKKCKDAYGIVAPFARRPSVHSDLMYIKEKAVGGGQAKEKGCVIC; this is encoded by the exons ATGATCAAAAAGATGACACCCTCCGAGAACGAGTTCAACATCCCGGCCAAGAACTGCCGCAGGATGGTCATCCTCGGCTCCAACAAGGTGGGCAAGACGGCCATCATCTCGCGCTTCTTGAACTCGCGAGTGGACGAGCAGTACACGCCGACCATCGAGGACTTCCACAGGAAGTTCTACAGCATCCGCGGGAGCCTTTACCAGCTAGACATTTTGGACACGTCCGGCAACCATCCTTTCCCAGCCACGAGGAGGCTCTCCATCCTCACAG GCGACGTGTTCATTTTGGTGTTCAGCCTGGACAATCGAGACTCCTTCCAGGAGGTGCAGCGCCTCAAGCGGCAGATTTACGAGACCAAGTCGTGTCTAAGGAACAAGACCAAGGAAAGCGCCAACGTGCCGCTGGTCATCTGCGGCAACAAGTGCGACCGTGACTTCCAGCGCGAGGTGCAAGAGGAGGAGATCGAGCAGTTGGTCCGCGGCGGCGACGATCGCTGCTGCGAGTACTTTGAGATCTCGGCAAAGAAGAACACCAACGTGGACCGGATGTTCCAGACGCTCTTCACCATGGCCAAACTGCCGGACGAGATGAGCCCCGACCGCCACTGCAAGGTGTCGTTGCAGTCGTGCGAGCTGCTGCACCGCAAGTCGTTCCGCGTCAAGAAGTGCAAGGACGCGTATGGCATCGTGGCGCCCTTCGCGCGGCGGCCCAGCGTCCACAGTGACTTGATGTACATCAAGGAGAAGGCCGTGGGAGGAGGACAAGCTAAGGAGAAAGGCTGTGTCATTTGCTGA